The Faecalibacterium prausnitzii genome includes a window with the following:
- a CDS encoding HK97 gp10 family phage protein: protein MPKIIVFRQKGKFKKTSGFLKRVSRMDLDAVLDEYGKRGVAALAEATPKDTGKTAASWNYRVTKGADSIVITWSNTNVVDDVPIAVILQYGHSTRNGGYVEGVDYINPAMKPIFEEIARKAWREVQRG, encoded by the coding sequence ATGCCAAAAATCATTGTATTTCGTCAGAAGGGAAAGTTTAAGAAGACGAGCGGATTTTTGAAGCGGGTGAGCCGGATGGACCTGGATGCGGTGCTGGACGAGTACGGCAAAAGGGGCGTGGCAGCGCTGGCTGAGGCGACCCCGAAAGACACCGGAAAGACCGCCGCGAGCTGGAATTACCGGGTGACAAAAGGGGCCGACAGCATCGTGATCACCTGGTCGAACACGAACGTCGTGGACGACGTACCGATCGCGGTCATTTTACAGTACGGGCACAGCACACGGAACGGCGGCTATGTGGAAGGCGTTGATTATATCAACCCGGCCATGAAGCCGATCTTTGAGGAAATCGCCCGCAAAGCATGGAGGGAGGTGCAGAGAGGATGA